Proteins from a single region of Oncorhynchus tshawytscha isolate Ot180627B linkage group LG03, Otsh_v2.0, whole genome shotgun sequence:
- the LOC112227886 gene encoding phosphatidylinositol-3-phosphatase SAC1-B, with protein sequence MATAYEKFNLHTTPEKFYIEACDDGSNDVLSIDRVSTEMILTVRKDIPLHAVTRPICGILGTIRLVAGTYLIVITKKKKVGDLLGHAVWKAMDFDVISYKKTVLHLTDNQMQDNKAFLSMINSVLLTDGFYFATDYDLTHTLQRLANTSPEFQEMSLLERADQRFVWNGHLLREFLPQPELHRFAFPVVHGFIVMKSCCINGKIFDWNIISRRSCFRAGVRYYVRGIDSEGHAANFVETEQIVQYSGGKASFVQTRGSIPFYWSQRPNLKYKPKPQISKTINHLDGFQRHFDSQIIIYGKQVILNLIDQKGSEKQLEQAFDKMVSSLGNGMVKYIAFDFHKECSRMRWHRLQILVDMVTEMQDEYGYFLVDVDGNVLVQQEGMFRSNCMDCLDRTNVIQSLLARRSLQSQLERLGVLHMGQRIEDQADFEKIYKNAWADNANACAKQYAGTGALKTDFTRTGKRTQWGLVMDGWNSMIRYYKNNFSDGFRQDSIDLFLGNYAIDEADMTTPLHETKDWKFLTLPIIMVVAFSMCIICLLMAGDTWTETLAYVLFWGTASFVTAGVILFNGREFVDSPKLVQKEKMD encoded by the exons ATGGCGACCGCCTACGAGAAATTCAACCT GCACACTACCCCAGAGAAGTTTTACATTGAGGCATGTGATGACGGCTCCAATGATGTATTGTCCATTGACAGGGTGTCCACAGAAATGATCCTCACCG tGAGGAAGGACATTCCTCTCCATGCGGTCACCAGGCCAATATGTGGGATCTTGGGAACTATCCGTCTGGTGGCAG GCACGTACCTCATCGTTATCACAAAGAAGAAGAAGGTGGGTGACCTGTTGGGCCATGCCGTGTGGAAGGCTATGGACTTTGACGTTATCTCTTACAAGAAGACTGTGCTGCACCTGACAGACAACCAG ATGCAGGACAACAAAGCCTTCCTGTCCATGATCAACAGTGTTCTGCTCACAGACGGCTTCTACTTTGCTACAGACTACGACCTGACCCACACTCTGCAGAGACTTGCCAACACCAGTCCTGAGTTCCAGGAGATGAGCCTGCTGGAAAgg GCAGATCAGCGGTTTGTGTGGAATGGTCACCTGTTGAGAGAATTCCTGCCACAGCCAGAG CTGCACAGGTTTGCTTTCCCAGTTGTCCACGGCT TCATCGTTATGAAGTCCTGCTGCATCAATGGGAAGATCTTTGACTGGAACATCATCTCCAGGCGGAGCTGCTTCAGGGCTGGAGTACGTTACTACGTCAGAG GCATTGACTCAGAGGGTCATGCAGCTAACTTTGTGGAGACGGAGCAGATTGTCCAGTACAGCGGGGGCAAGGCCTCATTCGTACAGACCCGAGGCTCCATCCCCTTCTACTGGTCCCAAAGACCCAACCTCAAGTACAAACCAAAACCTCAGATCAGTAAAACCATCAACCAT CTGGATGGCTTCCAAAGGCATTTTGACTCGCAGATCATCATTTATGGAAAGCAAGTGATTTTAAATCTGATCGACCAGAAAGGCTCAGAGAAACAATTGGAACAGGCCTTTGACAAAATGGTGTCCAGCTTGGGCAACGGCATGGTCAA GTACATAGCGTTTGACTTCCACAAGGAATGCAGTCGGATGAGGTGGCATCGCCTGCAGATCTTAGTCGATATGGTGACAGAGATGCAGGATGAGTATGG GTACTTCCTGGTTGATGTGGATGGGAACGTTCTGGTGCAACAGGAAGGGATGTTCCGCAGTAACTGCATGGACTGTCTGGACCGTACCAACGTCATCCAGAGTCTGCTGGCACGACGCTCACTGCAGTCGCAGCTGGAG CGACTGGGAGTTCTCCACATGGGCCAGAGGATTGAAGATCAGGCCGACTTCGAGAAGATCTACAAAAATG CGTGGGCAGACAATGCCAATGCGTGTGCCAAGCAGTATGCTGGCACAGGGGCCTTGAAGACAGACTTCACAAG AACAGGGAAGAGGACACAATGGGGGCTGGTGATGGACGGCTGGAACTCCATGATCAGATACTACAAGAACAACTTCTCAGACGGCTTCAGACAG GACTCTATTGATCTGTTCCTGGGTAACTATGCCATTGATGAGGCAGACATGACCACACCCCTTCACGAGACCAAAGACTGGAAGTTCCTCACG ttGCCCATTATCATGGTTGTGGCATTTTCCATGTGTATCATCTGCCTCCTCATGGCTG gTGACACGTGGACGGAGACCCTGGCGTATGTGCTGTTCTGGGGCACAGCTAGCTTCGTGACGGCTGGCGTCATCCTCTTCAACGGTCGGGAGTTTGTAGACTCTCCCAAGCTGGTCCAGAAGGAGAAGATGGACTGA